Part of the Garra rufa chromosome 8, GarRuf1.0, whole genome shotgun sequence genome, agaggatcgattccaaacgttggaatcgactctcgattcccaatgcctcggaatcgaggaatcgattctttttggaatcgattcccagccctatttctcagctgtttcggttcactgaagacataaacgactgttaaacagaatacctaaacgggtattaagacatgacttggtatgtacgtttccgttcaaatagcagttaaagaggaatcaatctgtgtgaatcgcgcgcctctctctcctctctctctctctctctctctctgcgcgtgctcgcgtcaggtgtgtgcggcaacgtaaaaacgtgctaattataaacttttactctatgatggttaaatttaacagttaatctgcgaatcaaatgcgtgtagttgggcggaaacccgctaaatcttgcaacactgaggcgttgtcaagcaagcgtgTGTCtatagcaacagaacagatttagaacctgcgcaggagattctcctcaaaacgataaactttcccttctcaaagtgtaaaaaatttaagacccttggatttagatttaagacaaattaagacatttaaaggccttattttaggacaacgcaatttaagactttttaagactttttaaggatccgcggccaccctgtaaaggctcattattatgatttatatggtttattaataaacgtgtgaCTAATAGCCGACTAATGCTTCGaatgaatgactactagtcaaccagaaaaatctttagtcgagaggagccctagatttttttttatagaaaagcTACAATGCCATTTTGCTTCAAATTTATTGCATCTAATGTTGTAATTACTTCCcaacttgtaaatgtgaacttccAAGGGAAACTTATTAGAAATGTGGATAAAGTGGAGACTTGGAGAGACATGGAGAGTCAAGAGCCACTACTTTTATACATACTTGGGGTCCAGCTGGGCCATATTAGTGGTAATAAGTGAGCCCCAGTCTCCTCCCTGAACATAGTACTGGTTGAAACCAAGCCTCTTCATCAGTTTATTGAATATGTGTGCAGCACATACACCGTCAAAACCTgtgcaaaacacattttgatcgttaaaaaatgcaaaacatgaaaaatatacaTGTTTGAATCTGTTAGGTTGGGTTGTTTGCCCTTTACCTTTCTTATGTGGGGCTTCTGAGAAACCATAACCAGGTATTGAGGGACAAATGATTTCGAAGGTTATGTCATCCGGATTGGATGGCTCCGTGAGTAGGGGGATGATACCATAAAACTCATAGAAGGAGCCTGGCCATCCATGTACCATCATCAGAGGCAGAGCACGGGTTCCCTCAGGCAGGTTCTTCGGTTTCACATGAACATAGTGAATATCAATACCTTTTGTTATAGAGGACAACACAACACAGAATTAAAATGGAATCAGTTGTGATGTACTACTGATGATATATGCAAAAAACATAAGCATCTCTCAGTgaaaaatatacagtcaaaccaaaaattattcagacaccagatcaaatttttgatatttttttactagtgggtgcaggacactatagttcatttatgtcagtaaggatagcaaaatacagtaaactgtgacatattatacccaaaaattctttatacagtggactaccagtaaaactgattaaaaaaattattcagtcattttgacctgaccatgttttgcttaagtgttttttcttaatttgctaatgcaacctttttacaccacagactgaacaaaattgagCATTGCTTGGTAACTTGATAGGTGTGTTATAATAGTTGTCTGAATTTTGGTTgactgtaatccattacataactttctatcaaagttatctgacattatcaagatgaatttgttctgacacagtttaacttgagttcttgttatattttattaccattttctaaactatagcaaataaactatgataatgtgagaaatgttgaaggtgtctgaataaattttggttcgCCTGTAGTTTTAAAGGAATAAATATTTTTGGAAAATTTTAGCATTACATTATTTGCTTACAATTGAAtttattctctgcagtgaatgggtgccatcacaaTGAGAttttaaacagctgataaagacATCAAAATAATACACAATATCACTTTAGTtgatcaattaatgtcttgaatCGAAAAGCTTTGTGTTTGTAAGAATCAAAtccttaatgtttttaatttcaaACCACTGCTTCTgtctaaaatatgagtcctctatccataatacgTATTTTTACAGTGAAAAAGCTGtctagtctgaatcaggagagaaatatgtacagatcaagcactgtttacaagcaaaaacagtccaacaGTGGATTTTGAAGAACAGGGGATGAAGGAAGTTTCAATGAAGGAAGCATTACTATTGATTATGGAATGGTATTTTAGACTGGGAATGGGATTATGGatggtttaaagtaaaaaaaaaaaaaatatttattgacaGACTAGAGtcgtgtggattgcttgtggattattctgttgtttttatcagctatatGGACTTTCATTCATATATGGAATGCTGAATAGCTCCCAAACCTTtcaaatgaagaaacaaactcatctatatgaGTCTGGCCTGAGTCAAttgtcagctgtatttaaaatCATTATTAAACTATTCCTTTGAGGTGCATTTACCGTTGCTCTGTGAAAGTTTGCATGATCTGTGTGAAATCTGCAATGCATTTTGTAAATCTTTTGTGTTTTTCATGCAGAATTGTGTCGGAAATTTCACTAATGTGACCACAACTTTACTATATCTTTATACTAGTCAGGGCTCACCTTCGATTTTGGTTTTGAAATGAGGATATTTGTTCAGTTTATCCACTTGCTTCTTCCAGTTAAAATCATTCCTCCAATAAGACACAACCTTCTCAAGGTATTTGGAGTTAAAGCCATAGTGAAACTGACTGTCTTCAAGAGAAGGAAAGGAGCGGGTCTGATCTAGCCTGCGGTGCAGATCCTAAGAAATATAAAGGAGCTTTTGCTAAAGACAAAATACCAAAAAGTATTTCCACTGAAACAACTATGTGAAATGTTATTGAGATTTACCTCAATCTCTTCTGCAGTTGTCTCAACTTTAAAAGGGCGGATGCTGTCATCCTCGGGTCCTTGGGGACAAGCTCCCACACCCCACCACCCATCCTGAGTTTTCAGGACAGTCTTTCTCTTCTTCAGGAATACCCAGGCTACCACCGCTCCGAGCCCCAACGCCACTGCCAACTCTGTGTACATAGTTTAGGGCCCTGGAATGAAGCAAATAACATTTTTATCTCTTTGGTGTAAGCTGAGTGTCTTTCTCAAGGGATAAATGGCGACTGCTCACGGATTGCAGAGtttgaacctgcaacctttcATACAACCACTAGGCAATGTGCTTTTAATGCACGCATGCATGCAAGAGAATGGAGCAAAGGTTTATTGTTGCACAACATTCCCAGCACTGGGATTAGAATGGACTTTAGTTACAACATTTGGGGCATAATGCATGACAAAGCTCTTCTCTGTCTAACTCCCAATGCAGACTAAATACCCTGTAAACAGGAATGTCAAAATGTGGGCTGTTCTAATTATgaattatttacaaaataaagatcAAAATAGACAACCTCATCTGACATACTACCTTTTCTGCACAAACAACTGATATACACAGTTTTAACTAtctgaataaataatttattctAAGAGGCTAAAGAATTTTAGTGGAATTTTAGTAAGAGCCTAAGCAACTTTTCAGTTCGGTGAACCACCAAGCAGTTAACATAACCTGCACAGAAGTTACTTTTTAATTGCATTTACCTTAACAAACTTATTATTGTTGAACGAATAAGTTGTTGCATAACCAGTGATTTGACAGTCATAATTGTACATGTATAGATCGAGCCATACAAACACGCTAACCGATTGATATGCTGTTGCTTGAGATTAATAATAATTGACAGTCTAGGTAAAATCTGCAAAAACGCCATGATTAATAATGCCAGACATGAAGCACACTCACCTCAATAAGTAGCAAAGTAATGCTGCGATCGTTTAGCACCAAGACGCAGTAACACACCCCCAATGCACCATGGGAAATGTAGTCACATAATGGTCACAATATAGTCAGGCGCTGCGCACGCTACCTTTTATTGTGAAAAGCAGTTTTGTTCTGTTATGTAATATTCGTttacttctttcaaaaaatagTGGTGGTTTTATTGTGTTACAAAATAAATGCACACCAAGCAAACGTTTTCACATTTCACAAATTTGCATTGTGATTGTTGTAGTTAGGTAATAGCCTTTCGCAATAAAAACGTTCAAGAAATCAGTTAGGTAATAACCTTTTACAATAAAAACGTTCTAGAAATCAAAATAGTACAACTGTATCcaaaaataaagcttttttttattgcacctaagtaaacaatttatatatttatgcctGACTGGAACAGCGCCCGCTCAGGGAGACTGACAGGAGGGCGGGTTTTCTGAGGTAAAACACTTATGATTCACTACGATTTATATCAGTTACTTTTGTTAAACGTACTCACAAAATATGTCAATAATGGTGGTATAGCGTGCCGTGTACTGAGTGGTTGTGCTATCAATGTTTTACCACAGCAGCTGTACATCCTGACAAGATTTTGTCCGCCTGAGGAACCCATGTTGCTACTTTAAACATGGCAGTTTAAGGGCATAAAGTTACTGGAAAGTCATCTAAGCAGGTAGGCCAGATTTCCTGTGAATAATAAATTGTATCTATTAACCAATACAGACATTTCAATAGATATAAAACCAAAGTTTTAAAGGAAAAGTTTACCAAAAAATacgaattctgtcattaattattcaccctcatgttgttccaaacctgtaaggcctttcgttcatcatcaaaacacaaaataactcttATAGCAAGAGTCCTACCATGGTCAAATCACACAGACTGTCCCAGGagtgaaaaaaatattgaataaagtcattattttcaatttctttgagcacaaaaagtaatctcatagcttcataaaatatggagtattttaatgatgtctttactaaGTTTTTGGGGCTTGATCtaggtagttgcgttgctgtctatgcaggctcaaaatatagccaaaatagccttcatttttgttctgaagatgaaccatccttttaaattgtttaaaaactaGTTTACAATTTCTAAAACATCGAGTAGTTTCAGTTTTTTATAAAACTGACACCCTTCAGTCCACAACCATCTTAAGAAAAAGTGTTTTTGGACAGAAGCATatgtagaccacaaaaccagccataagggtcaaaatttttaaaattagacaatatttggttgagatacaactacttgaaaatctagaatcttagggtgcaagaaaatgaaaatattgggaaaatcaccttgtccaaattaaattcttcttagcaatgcatattactaatcaaattaagtttgaataaatatttcaaaaaaaaaaaaaaaaaaaaaaaaagtacaaaatatcttcatggaacatgatccttacttaatatcctaataatttttgtcaTGAAAGAAAATCTAATTATTTTGACCTAGTGTATTTTTTTGCtacttagactggttttgtggtccagggtcacatatatacacttcacatttttttttaatgaccctTAAAGACACTCATTAAAAGTATATAGACAGTAATGCttgtaaagtaaaatgaaataagaaaacaaaacatttatttaggtTCATTGTACATCATGCATAGATATACAAACTTCAGGACTGGGTTTTTATCGTAATCTAAGAAATAAAGAAGGTCCTGCTTAAAAATGTTGCAGTTAAAACGTTCTCCAAACATTAAATAATAGGCAGACCAAATGAAAACGGCTATATAACCATTACTATGTTGTCCGACCTCCGAACAGGAACATAAAAATCAGCCTCTTGTAGGATGTTCTCGCTGCTTGCTCTCCAAACGAGCATTGAATCTTGAACATTCTCAGTATATAGTCAATAAACATCAACCAAACTTCATCTCCATCCTCCTGTAGATCCATCTCTTTTCATTGTCAGTCAGATTGTGTAACAAACAACTGTCCAATCCCAACAGATCCTTTGATTCATTCAATCCGTTTCCATAGCTCCACTGTGGGACTCTTTGGAGACCATTAATCTCATCAACTTCCCATGCAGTTTCTCAATCTTCTTTACATCTTGGGCCTGGTCAGTTTTGTACTGCAAACACTGAAAGAAAACAGTAAATATAACATGATCTACATAGAACCAAGAAAAAAAGCccatttaaaaacacaaaacttaCCACAGTATCATCTGTGACTTTCATGCAAAGGTTTCCATCACAGTGTCGATATTTCAAAACCACCCTGACCTGAATAATCAACATTAACAAAACAGTTAAAGTACATCAGTACGGTTCAGGCTTGAATACTACTTCATTTCTCTGCCTGACAGTTACGTTTAGAAGCATACAAGCACATATACATTATATAACATGTTTTACACACCGACGACATGGCGAATTTACTCTACAATACATTTTCATAACTTTGATAAGTTGCAGTTTGACTGTAAAATACATGAATATGAGCTGTGCTTGTAGCTAGTAGCATCAAACTAAAAGGGTTGTTTATCATTTACCTTCATCGGGTCCGTCAAATAAAGTTTTTCTGCAGCTCGAGCAAACTCTTCCCACGTCTGATAATAAGGCATGATGTAATAAACACTAAATATAgggtatttattaaatattttagcgGCGTAACAAAATACAGCTGTTTGAAGCAAACCCCAGGTGGCATAAAATATGGCCACCTTTAGTCGTGGAAAAACGCACTATGATTGGTCGGCAGCTGAACGCGCCAATAGAAAACGTGCACACTGAAGTGTACACACTACGTAGTGTACGTGTCGGATTTGTGGATCGTGATTGGTTCAAAAGGAACCAGTGTGAAATGGGTTGAAAAGAGGGCGGAACTTAGCTGCTGCGTTGTCACGTGGTTCTTGTTTCGTTTTGCAGCGCTGGCCAACGTAGGTCAATCATAGTTGATTGTGATGATTGtatttaaaattactttataGTAATTGCTTAATCGGAGTTTAATACCTATGTTAGTTACATATCCATTAGGAtaactttttttaatcatttttttaagaTTACGCGTTCTAGCTACAACTGCTTCCAGTAAGACTCAAAACGTCCTGCGGATTTGAATGCAGCTCAGGAGATGATTTTCAGCGGCTTTTTAAGCCTCGGTGCGCTCCCTGCTGGTACACAACTTTGTGTCTCGTCCTAtcctgacgcctgtttcacacatactccgtatacaGTGCGTATAGTCCGTGTGCGTTGCGTAtgctcgttttgctttcacacaggacgcgtttgcagtccgttcctgatccgcgggtgtttaccacaaacacaccatttatctgttattttaatttcaaatccaaa contains:
- the LOC141340922 gene encoding epoxide hydrolase 1-like, which translates into the protein MYTELAVALGLGAVVAWVFLKKRKTVLKTQDGWWGVGACPQGPEDDSIRPFKVETTAEEIEDLHRRLDQTRSFPSLEDSQFHYGFNSKYLEKVVSYWRNDFNWKKQVDKLNKYPHFKTKIEGIDIHYVHVKPKNLPEGTRALPLMMVHGWPGSFYEFYGIIPLLTEPSNPDDITFEIICPSIPGYGFSEAPHKKGFDGVCAAHIFNKLMKRLGFNQYYVQGGDWGSLITTNMAQLDPNAVKGLHINFAPPGKAGLLMMLSIFFGRRFPKLFGFTEHDVKRLFPSMQKLVIDTIRESGYMHIQSTKPDTAGRGLNDSPVGLAAYILEKFSTWTDPDFKKLEDGGLERKYSLDDLLTNVMIYWTSRCIISSMRFYKENFSKGLNQLHAKLPVSVPSAVASFPNEVMHSPKLWVKQKYHNLKTYTPMARGGHFAAMEEPQLLAEDVQNFVKIVEKRKKK
- the LOC141341155 gene encoding signal recognition particle 9 kDa protein-like, translating into MPYYQTWEEFARAAEKLYLTDPMKVRVVLKYRHCDGNLCMKVTDDTVCLQYKTDQAQDVKKIEKLHGKLMRLMVSKESHSGAMETD